The genomic stretch attgaaatgcactaagtgacccagtttttgacccggcatgacccatattccaacttgacctagatattgtctagatacaacttctgaccaagtttggtaaagatcagatcaaaactatttgaattagaaagtggccacgaaaagtgtgacagactgacagtgcgaaaactatataatcattttctttgaaagggggcataaaaatgagaataatagaagtagtagttattatcataataatgacAATAGTAATAACTGACCTTCTCACTGGTGCTGGCTATCAGTTTAGACTTGTCCACTTTCATCTTGTGTATCTCCTGATAGAGATACTGCACCTCCGCAGCCAGCCTCGTCTTAATGTCCCGCTCCTCTCTCAACACTTTCTGTAGGCTCTCGTTGCTGGTCTGCAGGTGAAGGACTGAAACACACAGCAGTTAATGTACAGTTTCCGTACAGTTTCAGTCTATAAACAGGCAGGTAAAAGTACATTATTTGCTTACTAGACAGGCAGGTAAGAATAGAGAATTTGATTATGAGACAGGCAGGTAAACGCATTTTCTTATTAGACAGGCAGGTGAATAAAGTTTTTGATTATTAGACAGGAAAGCAAAAGCATAGTATCTGTTAAAAAGACAGGCAGGTAGAAGTATAGTTTTTGTTTATAATCAGGCAAGAGTACAGTATTTGTTAATTAACAAGGCAGGCAAATTGACTTTTGCTTACTTTCTAGGCAGGTAAAAGTAcattattatatacctgttttatgcttttaacaaaatacaggttgtatcaatcgttgaaataaaaaaaaacgtattacgcaactcgctgtttccaattccataTTACCATAATAGCcagactacttcgacccatttaatgacgtcacattacgcgcgtcgaaaatataaatattttatataacaaaatatattacgtagttcatcgtgtgacgtcatttctgtgacgaaatacaatagttttatctaaactctatggaatttaaggacatgtcggacgtggtgttttttaacagtaaacaatttgttaaaaacattgaacgaattcaaaacgtattttggagtgtgtgtttatcatgcataaatgtatattttgatagGATTACAataaaaaagtgtgatttaaactaagtttcgaaaaacacatggaagatagaagtggaagtgcatattgtttcaacgtttttgttataaacatccgATTAAAGTTGTTAATtgatataaacattggattaacgatgggattaaggtaagcgtgtcggaaacctgtgttttcccggttcgaatgtttacacattaatttacataaactgtattcatacacGTCTTAAATAAATGGCGTACCGTttatgtcattgttttgtcagttttgttaaagtaaaaaatacaattgtttttgttagttgttgtatataataaacactcttgtggcttgtgctatttcgcatcacactcgaggctccgcctctcgtatgatacgtcatcacacaagccaatCGAGttatacaaactcttggaacaattgactagcataATATTCTGTATGTATTTTACTCAGCAGACAGGTAGGTAAAATTATAGTATTTGCATAATAGACAGACAGGGTAAAAGTGTACTATGTGCTTATTTAAATATTAGACAGGCAAGTAAAAGTGCAGTATTTGTTCACAAGACATGGAGGTAAAAGAGTATTTCTTAAATACACAGGCAGGTAAAAGTAGAGTAAGGTATAAGTAGAGCATTTGTTTTTTAGACAAGCAGGTAAAAGTACAATATTTGCTTATTAGACCGGTGCGTAAAAGTACAGTATTTGCGTATGAGACAGAAAGGTTAAAGTACAGAATTTGCATATTAGACAGATAGGTTAAAGTACAGTATTTGATTATGAGACAGGCAGGTAAAAGTACAGAATTTGCATAATAGACAGATAGGTTAAAGTACAGTATTTGATAATGAGACAGGCAGGTAAAAGTAGAGTATTTGCTAATTAGACAGTGTATCAAAAGTACACTATTTGCTTTTCACACAAGCAGATAAAAGTACAGCATTTTTATTACAGACATGTCCTTATGCTCCCCTCTTCTCTGAACAGATATTTTTGAAGGCTGATTCAGCAAGCGCAGGACAGTACCAAAAAAGGATAAATACATGAAAGGCAACATTCAAATGTGTATTTTGATGGGACAGTGAAATTGGGCATTTTAAAGGaaagctgtaaaaaaaaaataatttgaatttatCAAGAGTGAACAAGGGCTTACTTTCAAAGTTGATATCTTTTGGTTCATTTTCTCCTTCCTTTTCTTTCAGTTGTTGGTTTAACATGCGAACCTTTCTGCAATATTCAACAAGATGATGCAATAAAAATATGCCAGTTGAAGCCATGTCAATATTGATTAATGGTCGCATTCAAATAAGCAAACGTCCAAAAGTGGATTGGATCAATATCAAggacaaaacaagagcaccgcataatgggtgccactctcggctgcaggtgcagttttgaataaatgaagcttgacagatctttttttttttttagaagtcatagtgaccttgacctttgacctagtgacccaaaattgggtgtggcatgtaaaactcatcaaggtgcagctatatatgaagtttcaaagttgtaggttgaagcactttgattttagagccaatgtttaaaaccttgacaaaatgttaaggttttagcacgacgcggacgacgcggacgacacgacgataGATATGACACGacagacacgacgagctggctatgacaatacctcgggatttctccaaaaacagccaagctaatgaggtcaggtgatgtgacTATGGCGATAATGGTCACAGATAACATTGATATAAGCATTTAAGCTTTGTTACAATCTATATTGTAGTGTCATTGCCGGAAGGCCAAACTGTTTGACCTCAATTACTCTCAGTCAAAAAGTGGGGTCAAGGTCAGTGTATGACCAGGCGATGTGGGTATGTCGATGTCATTCAAAGATAGCATCCatgaaagtatcaaagctttgttaGATGAATTATTATGTGAGACCAAAGgaaggcggaaaactacaacgggcgaggcatggtcaggggtgatatccccaaaaaagggttagggtaagggttaggggtcgggttagggttgggtttaggctaacccaaaccctaacccaaCCCCTAAcacttaccctaaccctctaacccccccttgcgcaataccataccatgcctcgcccgttgtcgttttccgccccCCGAGACCAAATGTGTCATTTTGAGCTAACCTCCTACAAAAGgttgtaaacaagagatgtgtttgtcagaaacacaatgccccctactgcgccactttgatttattttattttttatcatttggcaggtacagataatcatctccctttaaagcttattacttcccttggatttgttttttttttacctttgaccttgaaggatgaccttgacctttcatcaatcaaaatgtgcagctccatgagatacaaatgcatgccaaatatcaagttgctatcttcaatattgcaaaagttctcgcaacgaaggttaaagttgggacagaatgacagacagacaggccaaaaacaataaaaactaagAGACAGACCAGACATTTATTCCTCTAGGCATCTTCAGATGTTGGGATCATTAGAAGTTTTCCAGTACattatacatacaaaataaattggaAGTCCTAAATTCTATGACAATATGCATATACATTAACAAGAGATAACCCAAGACAACGCCCTCGACTATTATTCCGCTAAGGTAAAGTATGTAAATTTTCAGTCACCTGGAATTCAATATAAATTTACATCTGGTTGTCAATCAAGTTTTAACCCATAAATAATGGAAAAACTTCCACCCCACGgttaactttatacatgtacttctaaaaaaagtttttaaaagccTGTTTGAGAAATATTTAAGCCTATTTTtaagggatggcatcgaataccaatatcggtattcgaatgttcacaaattcattcaatccaatattcgcataaaacggttGGAtttattttaccttgttatgtgtaaATTTCCATTGgcttgtaagttatatccgtttgctaaatacgaggctgtttattaacgttgctatcgaaaaattgtatcgctgtcgactatactgtgatcgggcacaaatagaatgaaaaacatcgtgtcatagaattttattttttaatgattccacagatttgtagcagaccgcgcatatgtaaaactaagttaaCACACATtgcacgttgcggtcttcttatccacagaccgtgtaaagtattccatactgccgaaggggctggtggcattttcagatttgaattatgattccttgatgattgttttgtttatatcatctgttacttttgagtaattcacatattttaatgtctgttcaaactgtgatcacaaaaactaaattattattcgcaagtaaattgaagcccttaattggtacctaatgtaccaacaacagttcgggccctttcttatagtaagtatattgcattgcgcgatttgagtaattcacacattttaattgctgtacatactgtgatcacaaaacttaattattattcgccagtcaattgaaaccgttaattggcaccccattggcaaacaacggtctgggcctttcttagagcgtgtatattgcattgcgcaatcaacactgatacgggccgcgctatcagtttgacacgaagaacgtcacgtcaaacatgtttctcccaggtgatttcggttgctttttagtaagcggttcgcaggtcattaaatattggtgaaattacgtttggataaaaattgaaatatgcgaatatcatttttattattcaaatgctgaccattcaatcgaatattcgaataattttgccatccctactaTTTTTTGCTAGAATTTCACAAGACAGACATACCAGCTACCTTCCTAATTTTTAAATGGTGCTTCCAAAACTTGGTGGCCACCATTAGTGTTGACCCATGTATATCTGCGGTATAAAAACACATCAACAAACACAAAAATAAGAACCCAACCTTCTCAACTGGCTGTTTTCACTCCTGAGAGGTTGAATGGCAAGGTCAATCTCTGTCTggaggttaaaggtcaaggccaGCTGGGGAATGGAGTTGACTGTGTCATCAAGGTCACCCACCAGTCTGTTGACCTCAACATCTTCTGTAAAGGGAAACATGGTATGAAACCAATTTATAAAGTAGCAAATATGTTTGTACATGCAAACAGACAACACAGCAGCGCACTTATGGAGCTCAGTtacattttcaaaacacaatcttgttcacagagtttagtgtgttttgttaaaCAATCCTCAAATCACTTTACTTGCAACACTAAAATATTTTGAATAGTTTAACATAGTTACATTAACTATGAAAAGGACACTATTTTAAACAATGTGCTTGCCCTTGGGATAAAATCTTGGTCAACAAGAAGAACAAGGTAACTTGCTGCCACTACACAACGCAAGCCTTTGACTCTGTTTTGTAGTTCAAACAATATGTTggtaatacatgtttttgtttatttatcaataaaaagcattacaAATACTTATCTTTTTTATGACTTCAAATTGGTGCATATCATTAAACCAATTcatattattataagttttcatatTCAGGAGTATTATTTTGATGTATGACATGATGCATACATACATAAACTGTAAAAGCTTTATCACAAATCCTAAcataaattacatttacaaaatctTACTAATGACTCTATTGCATTCCTTCAACTCCTTCAGCAGGTAGCGTAGCTTTCTTATGCCAATATCACTGGCTGCAATCGCCTTGGCGTTGGCTGAGCTGTGATACCCTGGAATAGACAAACATTtcagcctctttctgggaaaactgggcttaatgcatgcacataaagttggagcccagattagcctgtgcattacacacaggctaatcagggaaccACAATTTGCACTTAAACaggatttttgttcagaaaagATTTCCTTCAAACGGGAGAAACATCCAAATAGAGTAAAAAAAGGTGTCCCTGATGAGCCGGTTCTGACTGCACAGgttcatctgggacaacacttgactcacttacattaagcccagtttccccacaATGAAACTCATATGCAATGAACTAGGGACTCGTGGACAGTGCTCCTGTATGGTATTTTGCTGCTGAACAAAGTGGCTTTCAAAAATCAGAAATGTTggatgataaataaaatataatatatacatatatatatatatatatatatatatatatatatatatatatatatatatatatatatatatatatatatatatatatatatgtatatatattgaaaaaataaacaagcgTCGCATgggtataaaaaaattgttttaatatatgttgATCAGGTTTCgcacagctcatcagggcatataaaatatacaacaataacgTCAATAGTCAAATTGTTATATTATGACGTCAAACGTCAAATTATAACAATGAAGTTAACAGGggcttaaataaatcaataaaaaattgttCTTTTGCTAATCTAGCTGAAACAGAGTCCGAATAtaacttataaaatggaaatatttaaaattttggttCCATTTTAGAACAATCATCAAGATGTTTGCTTAAGGGCATTTGTCTTGTTGAGTTATAGCGCATTTTCTGTTCATGAATAGTTCGTTGATTACGTAGTTTATCTCCAGTTTGTCCaatgtaatatttattgcaaccactacatactaatacataaataacatttttgacatCACATGACATTTctgttttgattttaaatattttaccattaaaattaaagtttttgcCTTCTATCATATTACAAGCATTATATTTTATGaccacattatatatataatatataatgtggtaaaaaaatataatgcttGTAATCAACCTCCTAAGATTGGTTGGTGATTGATAAGAAAATACAAAGATGTTTGAAGAACCCAAGTACTAAGCATAActttaaacagaaaaataaacaaataaatatcattatatacgaaataaataacaatttcacATAACTGTTCTGCctttgtatatttcatttttgttatgtattctttttatatttattactatttgaatatttatattattattctcATACCTAAACTGGCTCCTTCCAGGGATGCCTGGCCCAACTGAAGGCTAGGGGCAGACAGCTGAGAAGTGGAGACTCCATGTTGACCTACTGCTGAGGACAGTACACTGGCTGCTTGAGGGACATTCATAAGGGGCCAGCTGATTGGCTGATTCTGTAGGGGAGGGGCTGGGACGTGGCCAATCACAGTGGGCGTCTGAGAATCATCAGGAATGAATACAATTTTCCCTCCTAAACTACTGGAGCCACTGTTATTGGAAATGTTTTGATTCTTTGGAGTTGAGGAGGTTAAAGCAGACAGGTTTTGAGACTCATTTTTCTGTTGGACTCCCATTCTGAACGTGTTGCCTTTGGTTGTTTGCTGAACTGATGATTTATATGGACTCTTTTTTCTTTCCACAGGTAAATCCCTTTCAGGGACTTCATCCAATGACATCTGACCTCTGTTATGACCCAAAGTGGCGTCACTTCCATCAGACTTACTTTCAGAGCTGCCAGAAATACTTTCCTCAGTTTTGCACTGTAAATTATGGTCAATATTTTTATTGGAATATACAAGCTGCCCATGTTTCACACTATCAGGCTTGGATTTATATATCTGGTATTGTGAACATGCCTCTTGTTGCTGAGATTTACCATGAGTCTTTTCACACAAGACATCAGACTTTTCAGATCTAACAGATTCTCTTAAAGAATCCCTCTCTCCCCTCTCAATTACACTAGCAGTTCCACTTTCAGGCTGTCCAACAGTCTCAACATTACTCTTTTGTCTATTGGCAACTTCTTTGAGGTCTTTAAAATTTAAGACCCAGTTCTGTGGCGGCAGAAACTCTTTAGAATCCCCTGAGATATAGTGCTGGAATGCCGTAAGGGAGCTGTTTGTACTTGCAGGATTCTCAGTATCAATGAAGTCCTCGCCAGTCGATGGCATGACCGGCCGAAACATAGAGTCTCTCTGTGGAATAGTGAAACCTAGACTACCTCGGGCAGTGCCCCCAGAATCTCTTGTAGCTGGTGGTAGTAGGTCAGACGATTCCCTCCCAAAAGCTTCTAACTGGCGGTTATTCTTACTTACTAATTCTCTTGTGGTAGGTGCTTTTTCAGACCATTCTCTCCCGAGGGCTTCTGATTGCAGGAAATTGGTACTAACTAGGTCATGCTGACCTGTAATCATAGTTAAAAATGTGGATGTAAATTTGACACCATTTTTGTTAAGAACCACTTAAAATTTTGATGCAcgtaaataagtttttttatgtAAGGTAAACAAATGATAAATATGAAGAAGCAAATATATAGTAAATTTATTTTGAGTATTGATAGCttcaacacatttaaaacacTGTATATATGTCAAATtcagtctttgcatgtacatgtctttgtatattgattgtatatacatatatcacaaaatgaataaaatcattGAAACATAGAAAACAAATCATGCTAACCTAAGCTGCCCTTCTGTTCACTAAGTGCACATTGTTGCAATAAAGGCACAGGAATCCTACTATTGCTACTTCCATTGCCTCTAGTGTCAGCTGACGCTATATGAATATCCATAGCGTTTAACTTCTGTAGAGTTTCCTTGGCAACGGCCTCCTGAATCTGTTGATTTTTCTTCAGCTCAAGCTGCTTGTATATCTCCACCATCTGGGCCATGTTCTGAAGATGGTTCAAGCTCGGTGGCACAGAGGAGACTGTGGAGATATCACGTTCAGGAACGTCCTGCTGTATGTTGGACTCTGAAGCGTTCGGTAGCTGACAGGCCGATGTGTCTGCTGCAAGTTTTTCAGGGTCGGGAGTGGATGAAGCCAGCCTAGAGTTGAATATTGGATTAGTGGCTGAGTCATGTCCATAGACCTGGCGCAGCAACTGGGCCGCACCGTAGGGGAATGGTGTACCATACATGGAGGACAGGCCTGGAAAGAAATGAATACATCACTTGGAGGCTGAATACATCACTTGAAAGACTGAAAACATCTCTTAAAAGACTGAATACATGGCTTAGAAGACTTAATACATCACTTGAAACACTGAATATATCACTTGAAAGACATAAAACATCACTTGAAAGATTGAATACATCACTTGAAAGACTGAATACATCACTTGAAAGATTGAATACATCACTTGAAAGATATAAAACATCACTTGAAAGACGGAATACATCACTTGAAAGACTGAAAACATCACTAGGAAGACATAATACATCACTTAAAAGACTAAATACATCACTTGAAAAACTGAATACATCACTTGAAAGACTGAATACATCACTTGAAAGGCTGAATACCTCACTTGAAAGGCTGAATACATCACTTGAAAGGCTGAATACATCACTTGAAAGGCTGAATACATCACTTGAAAGGCTGAATACATCACTTGAAAGACTTAATACATCACTTGAAAGACTTAATACCTCACTTGAAAGACTTAATACATCACTTGGAAGACATAATACATCACATGAAAGACTGAAAACATGACTTTAAACACTGAATTCATCACTTGGAAGACATAATACATCACTTGAAATACTAAAAACATCACTTGAAATACTAAATACATCACTTGAAATACTAAATACATCACTTGAAATACTAAATACATCACTTCAAAGACTGAATACATCACGTGAAATACTGCATACATAACCTGAAATTATGCTGGTAAAGACGGAATATGTTGGTGTTTTCTATTTAGGAAGATAAAACAGTTTCAAATGAAATtcttaatgtatatgtatttacatgtaggCTGAAGTAAATTAGAAGTTTTATTAAAAATTCTcctttattgtgtttttattaatagACAACTGAGTGGCACATTTCTGctaataaaataacattgattATGATATAACCATGTATAATTAGGTGTGCtgcataaatttatataaaaatccaAGGATAGCTACTTCTAAAATCTGGCATTCATGTACtcataatttgaaaaatgttaCTTACCAAATCGAGACATTCATTTCTCAAAGAACTGCATACATGAAACTTTCTTAATAATGTGAGATtactgtttatgtacatgtattaagcatTGCATTGATAAATTGTTTCTAAAACCAACTGCCATGAAACAAACAGGGCTTCCCTTTGCAAAAACTTTTGTTCAGTAAAATTTGCAAAGCTGTACCAAAGTTTTGATAATTGTATGGGTTGATAAAAGTAAACACTTGTAGCCAAATGGACGTATTtctagccattggctaatttgcaaATGGCAGAGGAAGCCCTTACCAACATTAACCCGGGCTTTTTTCCCTTCTTGAATTAAACAAGGGTCTTATATAGGCGCCTTCCCCCCAAAAACAGGCCCCTTACCCTATGAGAATTTCttcaaaatgatgcaattttcctaaatttcaagcttactttgGAAATGTTTTCCCCTTTTTCAGGTATGTCgatatttttttccacaaatcaagaataaaagccCTGTTCACAAGAACATGCATACCCTACCTGGAACAAAGCCCTGTTCACAAGAACATGCATACCCTACCTGGAACAAAGCCCTGTTCACAAGAACATGCATACCCTACCTGGAACAAAGCCCTGTTCACAAGAACATGCATACCCTACCTGGAACAAAGCCCTGTTCACAAGAACATGCATACCCTACCTGGAACAAAGCCCTGTTCACAAGAACATGCATACCCTACCTGGAACAAAGCCCTGTTCACAAGAACATGCATACCCTACCTGGAACAAAGCCCTGTTCACAAGAACATGCATACCCTACCTGGAACAAAGCCCTGTTCACAAGAACATGCATACCCTACCTGGAACAAAGCCCTGTTCACAAGAACATGCATACCCTACCTGGAACAATTGTACTGACAGGTGTTCACAAGAACATGCATACCCTAC from Dreissena polymorpha isolate Duluth1 chromosome 10, UMN_Dpol_1.0, whole genome shotgun sequence encodes the following:
- the LOC127849203 gene encoding uncharacterized protein LOC127849203 — encoded protein: MYGTPFPYGAAQLLRQVYGHDSATNPIFNSRLASSTPDPEKLAADTSACQLPNASESNIQQDVPERDISTVSSVPPSLNHLQNMAQMVEIYKQLELKKNQQIQEAVAKETLQKLNAMDIHIASADTRGNGSSNSRIPVPLLQQCALSEQKGSLGQHDLVSTNFLQSEALGREWSEKAPTTRELVSKNNRQLEAFGRESSDLLPPATRDSGGTARGSLGFTIPQRDSMFRPVMPSTGEDFIDTENPASTNSSLTAFQHYISGDSKEFLPPQNWVLNFKDLKEVANRQKSNVETVGQPESGTASVIERGERDSLRESVRSEKSDVLCEKTHGKSQQQEACSQYQIYKSKPDSVKHGQLVYSNKNIDHNLQCKTEESISGSSESKSDGSDATLGHNRGQMSLDEVPERDLPVERKKSPYKSSVQQTTKGNTFRMGVQQKNESQNLSALTSSTPKNQNISNNSGSSSLGGKIVFIPDDSQTPTVIGHVPAPPLQNQPISWPLMNVPQAASVLSSAVGQHGVSTSQLSAPSLQLGQASLEGASLGYHSSANAKAIAASDIGIRKLRYLLKELKECNRVIKDVEVNRLVGDLDDTVNSIPQLALTFNLQTEIDLAIQPLRSENSQLRRKVRMLNQQLKEKEGENEPKDINFEILHLQTSNESLQKVLREERDIKTRLAAEVQYLYQEIHKMKVDKSKLIASTSEKETEQLKVRQEITMEAQQVKHDLELLKKGHEATLTQLEAIEKENHILQVTLRQRDEEIARQQEIVETMKESISELLHELEQSRCEDRNWDHNQSYGLNRLLKIVEGDGQAGFTVRRGQQLAATKPLQRTPERRSRAAERRELDFDDSGATTSTARLTQEALADHNRHHLPVRAMTNGRQGPASESELDTLVDLQMKRDMGGAWNDRPGQRRTSSLSPVRLKNDQPGRDVRDLRGPGFPPMRSGAGALRDAGGNVGAERETYRPRPSSERIKRWESEEVKDGREELSPARGIRNRQPYNRGQMVGEYSPSRARAQQGYSSGGRATDGLQDGTEVSVEQSRYSVTDYFRKYHPQDTVTRPIETLVNKGLPPRGRYLNNRVAEFYTSSEADDRTAKSSEATGVVRNAQRLAKFRGRSADHTISAIHDDDNVSSVSMSSVTTANTVDEGKFRQGIATLDANIARLQQALLKTKSMLS